The Sorangiineae bacterium MSr11367 genome window below encodes:
- a CDS encoding type II and III secretion system protein, producing MMRARAYLCAAMLFGAALAAASDARAQTAKDQGGPTRATTVEMTLIVGENKTIPAQGVTSYSVGAGGIVDVKVAPGLSQFVFVGARPGSTTVLMLMQNGTQVTYAITVYARSPEQVQQEVEQLLVGYTGLRLRKVGTRFFIEGGVATDGDARRIALIASLYPGQVESLVVVGSVGIEHTINIRIDFYFVQYDKTSTYGAGVRWPGAVGPGGLVITRDLVANATNATATLDQALPALDLAQTRGWAKVLKHSTVVTTSGSEATFENGGEQNFPVSAGLTGTVQAIKFGTNMTVVPRYDSVTRDLEVKVNAFVSDLTPPAAGSLPGRKTSTVNTFVHLKLGQSIVLSGIRSSSTTHSVSGIPLLSQIPVLGLLFGSHQNSEAEIEGAVFIIPSIVESVPRKAYDIVDAAMKQYDDYSGNLDSVNAYSKPPPNYK from the coding sequence ATGATGCGCGCACGAGCTTACCTATGCGCGGCGATGCTCTTCGGGGCGGCACTGGCCGCCGCATCCGATGCGCGCGCCCAGACCGCGAAAGATCAAGGCGGTCCCACGCGTGCGACCACGGTGGAGATGACCCTCATCGTGGGCGAGAACAAGACGATTCCCGCGCAGGGGGTGACGAGCTACTCGGTGGGCGCGGGCGGCATCGTCGACGTGAAGGTGGCGCCGGGGCTTTCGCAGTTCGTCTTCGTGGGTGCCCGTCCGGGAAGCACCACGGTGCTGATGCTCATGCAGAACGGCACGCAGGTGACGTATGCGATCACCGTGTACGCACGCTCGCCCGAGCAGGTGCAGCAGGAGGTGGAGCAGCTCCTGGTCGGCTACACCGGCCTTCGCCTTCGCAAAGTCGGCACGCGCTTCTTCATCGAGGGCGGCGTGGCCACCGACGGAGATGCACGCCGCATCGCGCTCATTGCCAGCCTGTATCCGGGCCAGGTGGAGTCGCTGGTGGTGGTGGGGTCGGTGGGCATCGAGCACACGATCAACATCCGCATCGACTTCTATTTCGTGCAGTACGACAAGACGTCGACCTACGGCGCGGGCGTGCGCTGGCCTGGAGCGGTGGGGCCTGGTGGCTTGGTCATCACCCGCGATCTGGTGGCCAACGCCACCAACGCGACCGCAACGTTGGATCAAGCGCTCCCCGCGCTGGATCTCGCGCAGACCCGAGGTTGGGCGAAGGTGCTCAAGCACTCGACGGTGGTGACGACCAGCGGCTCGGAGGCCACCTTCGAGAACGGCGGCGAGCAGAACTTCCCCGTGTCCGCCGGGCTTACGGGCACCGTGCAGGCCATCAAGTTCGGTACGAACATGACGGTGGTGCCGCGCTACGACTCGGTCACGCGCGATCTCGAGGTGAAGGTGAACGCGTTCGTGAGCGATCTGACCCCGCCGGCGGCGGGCTCGCTTCCCGGGCGCAAGACGTCGACGGTGAACACCTTCGTTCACTTGAAGCTGGGGCAGTCGATCGTGCTCTCGGGCATCCGAAGCAGCTCGACCACGCACTCGGTGTCCGGAATACCGCTCCTCAGCCAAATACCGGTTTTGGGCTTGCTGTTCGGTAGCCATCAGAACAGCGAGGCGGAAATCGAGGGCGCGGTGTTCATCATTCCGAGCATCGTCGAATCGGTGCCGCGCAAGGCGTACGACATCGTCGATGCGGCGATGAAGCAGTACGACGATTACAGCGGCAATCTCGATTCGGTGAATGCCTATTCTAAACCGCCCCCGAACTACAAGTGA
- the cpaB gene encoding Flp pilus assembly protein CpaB, whose product MKLRATLLAMLIASVGGFLLWQYLKRFEAEASGGARIGVLVSVRTLEPGAILRDEDIGERFIPQSYVETRAIRSSDRARIANLRIAAPLEAQQLIMWTDIVLANDDKRDVASLVQTNMRAVTIHTETKANMLVHAGDRVDVLATFQRPNSNDVRTGVVLLQNVLVLGRSNESPERGQTEGSDLALSLSLQNAQILSVAADKGKLSVALRSPEDNRLQEGLGEYGSDKLVTLPQKAAVVAAPAGPQAMQSVNR is encoded by the coding sequence ATGAAGCTGCGCGCCACGCTGCTCGCGATGTTGATCGCGAGCGTCGGAGGATTCCTATTGTGGCAATACCTGAAACGCTTCGAGGCGGAGGCCTCCGGTGGTGCGCGCATCGGCGTGCTGGTCTCGGTGCGCACCCTGGAGCCGGGGGCCATCTTGCGCGACGAGGACATCGGCGAGCGGTTCATTCCGCAGTCGTACGTCGAGACGCGCGCGATTCGCTCGTCGGATCGCGCGCGCATTGCCAACTTGCGCATTGCGGCTCCTCTCGAGGCGCAGCAGCTCATCATGTGGACGGACATCGTGCTGGCGAATGACGACAAGCGCGACGTCGCCAGCTTGGTGCAGACGAACATGCGCGCGGTGACCATCCATACGGAGACGAAGGCCAACATGCTGGTGCACGCCGGCGACCGCGTGGACGTTCTCGCCACGTTCCAGCGGCCGAACAGCAACGACGTGCGCACCGGCGTCGTGCTCTTGCAGAACGTGCTGGTCCTCGGCCGCAGCAACGAGTCGCCCGAACGCGGGCAGACGGAGGGGAGCGATCTGGCGTTGAGCCTATCGCTGCAGAATGCACAGATTCTCTCCGTCGCCGCCGACAAGGGAAAGCTCTCCGTCGCGCTGCGTAGCCCCGAGGATAACCGCCTGCAGGAGGGGCTGGGCGAATACGGCTCGGACAAGCTGGTGACCTTGCCGCAAAAGGCCGCGGTGGTGGCGGCTCCTGCCGGCCCGCAGGCCATGCAGTCGGTGAACCGATGA
- a CDS encoding sigma 54-interacting transcriptional regulator, with translation MGSPVHPSLSEETVLRPKRNSATTSFQLTFVRGPDAGVVLVVDGAAACPLLLGTSEVCSVRLRDPEVSRRHASLDVYDTYLRVRDLGSKNGTFVNDTRVGEALLTGGEEIQIGSTVARVDIEVKSKPIPVSPDTSFGPVLGSSLAMRRLYPLCRRLAESDVPLVIEGETGTGKEVMAEALHAASRRATGPFVVFDCTAVPASLLESALFGHEKGAFTGAASARAGVFEEAHGGTLLIDEIGDLEKSLQSKLLRAIQKSEIRRLGGSRWVKVDVRLIAATRRDLDKEVQAGRFRDDLFFRLAVARIALPPLRDRRDDIEPLARHFWELYGGREKPFPVHLLDRLLSHSWPGNVRELANTVARLVALGELADSYSELFRQPLPIEGEDGEFALARDFIENVVGQNLPLAEAREQVLREFERRYVVHLLKLHGGDSARAAAASGIGERYLRMIRARVRPAT, from the coding sequence ATGGGGTCGCCCGTGCACCCGTCCTTGTCCGAAGAGACGGTCCTCCGCCCGAAACGAAACTCCGCAACGACGTCATTTCAGCTGACTTTCGTGCGCGGGCCCGATGCAGGCGTCGTCCTGGTCGTCGACGGCGCAGCGGCCTGCCCGCTGCTGCTGGGAACCAGCGAGGTCTGCTCGGTAAGGCTGCGGGACCCCGAGGTGTCCAGGCGGCACGCGAGTCTGGATGTGTACGATACGTACCTACGCGTACGCGATTTAGGCTCGAAAAACGGGACGTTCGTTAACGATACACGGGTCGGAGAGGCCCTTTTGACCGGCGGCGAGGAGATCCAGATCGGCTCCACGGTCGCCCGCGTCGACATCGAAGTGAAGTCCAAGCCGATCCCGGTTTCCCCGGATACGAGCTTCGGCCCCGTGCTCGGTTCGAGCCTGGCGATGCGCCGGCTCTATCCTCTATGCCGCAGGCTGGCGGAATCGGACGTGCCGCTTGTCATTGAAGGCGAAACCGGCACGGGCAAAGAGGTCATGGCCGAGGCGCTTCACGCCGCCAGCCGCCGCGCCACCGGGCCTTTCGTGGTGTTCGACTGCACGGCGGTCCCCGCCTCGCTCTTGGAATCAGCGCTTTTCGGGCACGAGAAGGGTGCATTCACCGGCGCCGCCTCGGCGCGAGCCGGCGTTTTCGAAGAGGCCCACGGCGGAACGCTCCTCATCGACGAGATCGGCGACCTGGAAAAATCCCTCCAGAGCAAGCTTTTGCGGGCCATCCAGAAGTCGGAGATCCGGCGTTTGGGCGGCTCGCGCTGGGTGAAGGTCGACGTCCGGCTGATCGCGGCCACGCGGCGCGATCTCGACAAAGAAGTGCAGGCGGGGCGCTTCCGAGACGACCTTTTCTTCCGGCTTGCCGTCGCCCGCATTGCCCTGCCGCCGCTGCGCGATCGTCGGGATGACATCGAGCCGCTGGCGCGGCATTTCTGGGAGCTTTACGGGGGCCGCGAGAAGCCGTTTCCCGTGCATTTGCTCGATCGGCTGCTTAGTCATTCGTGGCCAGGCAACGTGCGCGAGCTGGCCAACACGGTGGCGCGGTTGGTCGCCCTCGGGGAGCTCGCGGATTCGTATTCCGAGCTTTTCCGGCAGCCTTTGCCCATCGAGGGCGAAGACGGCGAATTCGCCCTGGCCCGCGACTTCATCGAGAACGTAGTCGGCCAAAATTTGCCCCTGGCCGAGGCCCGCGAGCAGGTCCTGCGCGAGTTCGAGCGGCGTTACGTCGTGCATTTGCTGAAATTGCACGGCGGAGACTCGGCCCGCGCCGCCGCCGCGTCGGGCATCGGAGAGCGCTACCTGCGCATGATCCGAGCACGCGTCCGCCCCGCGACCTAG
- a CDS encoding A24 family peptidase gives MDIVRTAIWVCYAIAVVAAVWDFFSGRIPNVLTLGGVVVGLALHTAVGYVDGGFHGALRGFGASLTGVAICAAVPLFSYSRREMGGGDVKLLAAIGALCGPRIGFDAEGFAFAILFLVIFPWRVVRSGAFWDRLGNLKIGLGNIFRRRQKQLPYLTVRKLPPVVLGPAILAGLSVAIVRHGIWP, from the coding sequence ATGGACATCGTAAGAACGGCGATTTGGGTATGCTACGCCATCGCCGTGGTGGCGGCGGTATGGGACTTTTTCTCGGGAAGGATCCCCAACGTCCTGACCTTGGGAGGAGTCGTCGTGGGCCTCGCGCTGCACACGGCGGTGGGCTACGTCGACGGCGGATTCCATGGGGCGCTTCGCGGGTTCGGTGCATCCCTCACGGGCGTAGCCATTTGCGCAGCGGTACCGCTATTCAGCTATTCACGCCGGGAAATGGGCGGCGGCGACGTCAAGCTTCTCGCTGCCATCGGCGCGCTATGCGGCCCGAGGATCGGCTTCGACGCCGAAGGGTTTGCCTTCGCCATCCTCTTCTTGGTGATCTTCCCATGGCGCGTCGTACGAAGCGGCGCCTTCTGGGACCGCCTTGGCAATCTGAAGATTGGACTGGGCAATATCTTTCGCCGGAGGCAAAAGCAGCTACCGTACTTGACGGTGCGCAAGCTTCCACCGGTGGTTTTGGGCCCCGCCATTCTCGCGGGACTCTCGGTCGCCATCGTGCGTCATGGAATATGGCCATGA